In Sphingobacterium sp. R2, the genomic stretch CTTAATGAAATCATAACAACCTTGCCTGCAGGGGAACTAAAAAGAGCGTATGTTGCAAATAAAAATGCAGCGAGAGTATTGTTGATGAAAATTTACTTGAATAAGGGGGCTTTTTTGAATAGGCAGAAGCCGACTTTTGATGCGGACGATATGAACAAAGTAATAGCCTTGGCGAAGGAAATTACTGCGACAGGGCCATACAGCGTATCAGCAAAAGGCAAATATTTTGACAATTTTGCACCTGATAACGACGAAAAGTCCACAGAAAATATTTTTACTTTGTACAATAAAAATGGAGACCGGGGTGGAAGTGTGGAACGCACTTGGAATACCATCGCGCATTATAACATGAATCCTAGTGGTTGGAACGGTTGGTGTACACTGTCCGATTATTATGATAAATTCGCTACAAACGATGAGCGTAGGGGTCTTTATTATGAATATGCTGCGGATACAACGTCTAATAGAAAAAAAGAATTTAAACGCCAAAATGTTGGTTTTTTTGCTGGGCAGCAATACAATTGGAGCACGAACAAACCTTTAATGGCAAGAAATCCTTCGAATACTCCACTCTCTTTTACGCCTGAAGTAACCATTCGCACTTCAGGTAATACGCTGGAAACTGCGGGCATCCGTCCCATGAAATATGCTTACGATTATGCATCCTCTGGACAAAAGAACAATGATTGGGTCGTGTATCGTTATGCGGATGTCTTGTTGATGCAAGCAGAGGCAATACTCCGAGGAGGTACAGGAACCGCTGCCGAAGCTCTTGCTTTAGTTAATGGAATTCGACTCAATCGTGGTGTAGATAATCTTACAGCAATGACGCTTGACAATCTGTTGGATGAACGCGCTCGCGAATTATATTGGGAAGGGTGGAGAAGGCAAGATTTGATCCGTTTTGGTAAGTATTTACTGGCCTGGCAGGAAAAGGCGGCTGACGCTGATCCAAAAACCCTACTTTATCCGATTCCGAACTTGCAGCTTGCCGTGAATCCAAACTTGAAACAGAATCCAGGCTATTAAGCTGAAGGAACCGTTCGTGACAAATAGGGTGGATCCATCCTATTTGTTTAATGGAATAAGGTATTTAGCTAATGCGAAAAACTCCAATCAGCTAAATACTTTTTTATGATATGATTGAAAAGTATTACTGCTGTTGAATCTTCCAATCCGATTTGAGCGCAAAGGCGATGTTCATTAAAAGTAAAGGATAAAAAGTCGGGATGGCCGGATTTGAACCGACGACCTCCAGCACCCCATGCTGGCGCGATACCGGGCTACGCT encodes the following:
- a CDS encoding RagB/SusD family nutrient uptake outer membrane protein; translated protein: MKLKTLLYLAIVGTVVTSTFSCTKLKEEFKGEAEEGALIEAGALLITAYSSLNTPYQQEQRWVMQEISTDAAMAPTRGGDWDDNGMHRAIHLHSWNADNGYVNNTFVGLSTAVFNAGKVLRSNPNAQQAAEARFIRALAMFDIVDLYGVVPFRQGASLEDFKIAPDVLQPQDVMDFMIKELNEIITTLPAGELKRAYVANKNAARVLLMKIYLNKGAFLNRQKPTFDADDMNKVIALAKEITATGPYSVSAKGKYFDNFAPDNDEKSTENIFTLYNKNGDRGGSVERTWNTIAHYNMNPSGWNGWCTLSDYYDKFATNDERRGLYYEYAADTTSNRKKEFKRQNVGFFAGQQYNWSTNKPLMARNPSNTPLSFTPEVTIRTSGNTLETAGIRPMKYAYDYASSGQKNNDWVVYRYADVLLMQAEAILRGGTGTAAEALALVNGIRLNRGVDNLTAMTLDNLLDERARELYWEGWRRQDLIRFGKYLLAWQEKAADADPKTLLYPIPNLQLAVNPNLKQNPGY